The following are from one region of the Novosphingobium humi genome:
- the ispH gene encoding 4-hydroxy-3-methylbut-2-enyl diphosphate reductase, with translation MAAPLSIKLASPRGFCAGVVRAIRIVERALEIHGAPVYVRHEIVHNAHVVNRLRAMGAIFVEELDEVPPGAVTVFSAHGVPQTVEQEAEQRGLPVYDATCPLVTKVHLHGGRFAREGREVVLIGHAGHPEVVGTLGQIPAPVHLVATPEDVAALPLGTDSSIAYVTQTTLSVDDTRGVIAALHDRFDDVAGPDVSDICYATQNRQNAVRALVEECDALIVVGAANSSNSNRLRDVALSLGKPAWLVGDAGDLDPQWLDGVERLGITAGASAPEELVEDVIAAIALTRKITVSELDGTRENVSFSLPAALRRAGEAARARA, from the coding sequence CTGGCCGCCCCCTTATCCATCAAACTCGCCTCGCCGCGCGGCTTTTGCGCGGGCGTGGTGCGCGCGATCCGCATCGTGGAACGCGCGCTCGAGATCCATGGCGCGCCGGTTTATGTCCGCCATGAGATTGTTCATAACGCGCATGTCGTGAACAGGTTGCGCGCCATGGGCGCAATTTTTGTCGAAGAGCTCGACGAGGTGCCCCCCGGCGCGGTCACGGTGTTTTCCGCCCATGGCGTGCCGCAAACCGTCGAACAGGAGGCCGAACAGCGCGGATTGCCGGTCTATGACGCCACCTGCCCGCTGGTGACCAAGGTGCATCTGCACGGCGGCCGCTTTGCCCGCGAAGGGCGCGAGGTCGTGCTGATCGGCCATGCGGGCCACCCCGAGGTGGTGGGCACGCTGGGCCAGATCCCGGCGCCGGTCCATCTGGTGGCCACGCCCGAGGATGTGGCCGCGCTGCCGCTGGGCACGGATTCCTCGATTGCCTATGTCACGCAGACCACGCTGTCGGTCGATGACACGCGCGGCGTGATTGCCGCGCTGCATGATCGCTTTGACGATGTGGCAGGACCCGACGTGTCCGACATCTGCTATGCCACGCAGAACCGCCAGAATGCCGTGCGCGCGTTGGTGGAGGAATGCGATGCGCTGATCGTGGTGGGCGCGGCCAATTCCAGCAATTCGAACCGGCTGCGCGATGTCGCGCTTTCGCTGGGCAAACCGGCATGGCTGGTGGGCGATGCGGGCGATCTGGATCCGCAATGGCTGGACGGGGTCGAACGCCTTGGCATCACCGCCGGTGCCAGCGCGCCCGAGGAACTGGTCGAGGATGTGATTGCCGCAATCGCCCTTACGCGAAAAATAACCGTCTCAGAGCTTGACGGCACCCGCGAAAACGTGTCGTTCAGCCTGCCTGCGGCCTTGCGCCGGGCGGGCGAAGCCGCCCGTGCCCGCGCGTAA
- the hpnH gene encoding adenosyl-hopene transferase HpnH — protein MSLPLGPALRIAGHAISSQIKGGKYPLVLMLEPLLRCNLACPGCGKIDYPDAILNRRLSVEECMAAIEESGAPAVSIAGGEPLLHRDMPKIVEGYIARKKFVILCTNALLLKKKINDYKPSSYFTWSIHLDGDKAMHDKAVDQEGTYDVALEAIHLAKSKGFRVQVNCTVFNDAKPDQLAKFLDLMASLDVEVTISPGYAYERAADQEHFLNREKTKNLFRDLLRKGNGGKAWKFTNSPLFLDFLAGNRSYECTPWSMPLRTVFGWQKPCYLVGEGYVETFAELMEGTDWDQYGVGKYEKCSNCMVHCGFEGTAAKEGLTRPWEFIKVGMQGIRTEGPMAPDIDLSNARKAVDVHATQVEQELEKIKIADPEGYARATRAA, from the coding sequence TTGTCCCTTCCCCTTGGCCCCGCCCTTCGCATTGCTGGTCACGCCATTTCCAGCCAGATCAAGGGCGGCAAATATCCGCTCGTGCTGATGCTCGAGCCGCTGCTGCGCTGCAATCTGGCCTGCCCGGGCTGCGGCAAGATCGATTATCCCGACGCGATCCTCAACCGCCGCCTGTCGGTGGAGGAATGTATGGCCGCGATCGAGGAATCGGGCGCCCCCGCCGTGTCGATCGCGGGCGGCGAACCGCTGCTGCACCGGGATATGCCCAAGATTGTCGAAGGCTATATCGCGCGCAAGAAATTCGTGATCCTTTGCACCAACGCGCTGCTGCTGAAAAAGAAGATCAACGACTACAAGCCCTCGTCCTATTTCACCTGGTCGATCCATCTGGACGGCGACAAGGCCATGCATGACAAGGCCGTCGATCAGGAAGGCACCTATGACGTCGCGCTCGAGGCGATCCATCTGGCCAAGTCGAAGGGCTTCCGCGTTCAGGTCAACTGCACCGTGTTCAACGATGCCAAGCCCGACCAGCTGGCCAAGTTCCTTGACCTGATGGCGTCGCTCGATGTCGAGGTGACGATTTCGCCCGGCTATGCCTATGAGCGCGCCGCCGATCAGGAGCATTTCCTGAACCGCGAAAAGACCAAGAACCTGTTCCGCGATCTGCTGCGCAAGGGCAATGGCGGGAAAGCGTGGAAGTTCACCAATTCGCCGCTGTTCCTCGATTTCCTTGCTGGCAACCGTTCGTATGAATGCACGCCCTGGTCGATGCCGCTGCGCACGGTGTTTGGCTGGCAAAAGCCCTGCTATCTGGTGGGCGAAGGCTATGTCGAAACCTTTGCCGAGCTGATGGAAGGCACCGACTGGGATCAGTATGGTGTTGGCAAGTACGAGAAATGCTCGAACTGCATGGTCCATTGCGGGTTTGAAGGCACGGCGGCCAAGGAAGGCCTGACCCGCCCGTGGGAATTCATCAAGGTGGGCATGCAGGGCATCCGCACCGAAGGTCCGATGGCGCCCGACATCGACCTGTCCAACGCCCGCAAGGCCGTGGACGTTCACGCCACGCAGGTTGAGCAGGAATTGGAAAAGATCAAGATTGCCGATCCCGAAGGATATGCCCGCGCCACCCGTGCGGCCTGA
- a CDS encoding phosphorylase, producing the protein MGNVNGKPVIVVTGTLREAAVLDQHQVEVIAGGNDPERLREELMERAKNACALLSYGMCGAVDHTLKLGTMVIGKRLTGAFHAKCDERWVAALQALLPQARVGTVHADGHLLTDSHDKAERAWASAAIAADMESHIVAEVAAHMNLPFGILRCISDIAEVELPPAVNVMMGPNGELALGAVMKSIRQQPGQLGSLTKTIMGFAKAYRSLIKGSKQAGPYLGFDLR; encoded by the coding sequence GTGGGGAATGTGAACGGCAAGCCGGTGATCGTGGTGACAGGCACGCTGCGCGAGGCGGCGGTGCTTGATCAGCATCAGGTCGAGGTGATCGCGGGGGGCAACGACCCCGAACGCCTGCGCGAAGAGTTGATGGAACGCGCCAAGAATGCCTGCGCCCTGCTCAGCTATGGCATGTGCGGGGCGGTTGATCATACGCTCAAACTGGGCACGATGGTGATCGGCAAAAGGCTGACCGGCGCGTTCCATGCCAAATGTGATGAACGCTGGGTGGCCGCGCTTCAGGCCTTGCTGCCTCAGGCACGGGTGGGCACGGTGCATGCCGATGGCCATCTGCTGACCGATTCGCATGACAAGGCCGAGCGTGCATGGGCCAGTGCGGCCATTGCGGCGGATATGGAAAGCCATATCGTGGCCGAGGTGGCGGCGCATATGAACCTGCCCTTTGGCATTTTGCGCTGCATTTCCGATATTGCCGAGGTGGAATTGCCGCCCGCGGTCAATGTGATGATGGGGCCCAATGGCGAGCTGGCGCTGGGGGCGGTGATGAAATCGATCCGCCAGCAGCCGGGACAACTGGGCTCGCTGACCAAGACGATCATGGGCTTTGCCAAGGCCTATCGCTCGCTGATCAAGGGGTCGAAACAGGCCGGGCCTTATCTTGGCTTTGATTTGCGCTAG
- the shc gene encoding squalene--hopene cyclase codes for MSKAAPDRALLDATIGRAAHALLAEQREDGHWVYELEADATIPSEYVLLRHFLGEPVDEELEGKIGRYLRRIQSEVHDGWPLYHEGGFDISATVKAYYALKMIGDDVDAPHMARARAAILKAGGAEAVNVFTRIQLALFGAGPWDAVPTIPPELILAPRWFPVHLLKMSYWARTVVVPLLVLCALKPVARNPKQVFVPELYTGVPRKLTSQADHVHALWKNGFEALDWGLKRFEGRWPKAMRARAIRLCEEWVIERLNGVDGLGAIYPAMANSVMMFDVLGYAPDHPHRAIARESVERLLVVKEDEAYCQPCVSPVWDTALAAHAMLEVGSEEAIAGADRALDWLGPRQILDTAGDWVEQRYVRPGGWAFQYNNDHYPDLDDTAVVVMAMDRASAFRGDKDKDAIARGVEWTVGLQSKDGGFAAFDADNDKLYLNNLPFADHGALLDPPTADVSARVVSMLAQMGEPIDSPRMKAALGWLEKEQEKEGSWFGRWGVNHVYGTWSVLCALGRAGIGRDHPMVARAVEWLKSVQNVDGGWGESCDSYALDRKGHETFASNASQTAWATLGLMAVGEAKSEAVARGIAWLIANQAGDGLWGQEHYTGGGFPRVFYLRYHGYPRYFPLWALARYRNMAQANVEQAQWGM; via the coding sequence ATGAGCAAAGCTGCCCCTGATCGCGCCCTGCTGGACGCCACCATCGGCCGCGCCGCCCACGCCCTGCTGGCCGAGCAGCGCGAGGATGGCCATTGGGTTTATGAACTGGAGGCTGATGCCACCATTCCGTCCGAATATGTCCTGCTGCGTCATTTCCTTGGCGAGCCGGTGGATGAGGAGTTGGAAGGCAAGATCGGCCGCTATCTGCGCCGGATTCAGTCGGAGGTCCATGATGGCTGGCCGCTCTATCACGAGGGCGGGTTTGATATTTCGGCCACAGTGAAGGCCTATTACGCGCTGAAGATGATCGGCGATGATGTCGATGCGCCGCATATGGCCCGCGCCCGCGCCGCGATCCTGAAGGCAGGCGGGGCCGAGGCGGTCAATGTCTTTACCCGTATCCAACTGGCGCTGTTCGGCGCCGGGCCGTGGGATGCGGTGCCCACCATTCCGCCCGAGCTGATCCTCGCGCCGCGCTGGTTTCCGGTCCATCTGCTGAAAATGAGCTATTGGGCGCGCACCGTGGTGGTGCCGCTTTTGGTGCTTTGCGCGTTGAAGCCTGTCGCGCGGAACCCGAAACAGGTGTTCGTGCCCGAACTCTACACCGGCGTGCCGCGCAAGCTGACCAGCCAGGCAGACCATGTGCATGCCCTTTGGAAGAACGGGTTTGAGGCGCTGGATTGGGGCCTGAAACGGTTCGAGGGGCGTTGGCCCAAGGCGATGCGCGCGCGCGCGATCCGCCTGTGCGAGGAATGGGTGATCGAGCGCCTCAACGGCGTTGATGGTCTTGGCGCGATCTATCCGGCCATGGCCAACAGTGTGATGATGTTCGACGTGCTGGGCTATGCGCCCGACCATCCGCATCGCGCCATTGCCCGCGAATCGGTCGAGCGGCTGTTGGTGGTCAAAGAGGACGAGGCTTATTGCCAGCCCTGCGTCAGCCCGGTCTGGGATACGGCTCTGGCCGCCCATGCCATGCTGGAGGTGGGCAGCGAGGAGGCGATTGCCGGGGCCGACCGCGCGCTCGACTGGCTGGGGCCGCGCCAGATCCTCGATACGGCGGGCGATTGGGTCGAACAGCGCTATGTCCGGCCCGGCGGCTGGGCGTTTCAGTATAATAACGATCACTATCCCGATCTGGACGACACCGCCGTGGTGGTGATGGCGATGGATCGCGCCTCGGCCTTTCGCGGCGACAAGGACAAGGACGCCATCGCACGCGGGGTGGAGTGGACCGTGGGCCTGCAATCGAAGGATGGCGGATTTGCCGCTTTCGATGCGGATAATGACAAGCTCTATCTGAACAACTTGCCCTTTGCCGATCATGGCGCCTTGCTGGACCCGCCGACGGCCGATGTTTCGGCGCGTGTCGTTTCGATGCTGGCCCAGATGGGCGAGCCGATCGACAGCCCGCGCATGAAGGCCGCGCTGGGCTGGCTGGAGAAAGAGCAGGAGAAGGAAGGCAGTTGGTTTGGCCGCTGGGGGGTCAACCATGTCTATGGAACCTGGTCGGTGCTGTGCGCCTTGGGCCGGGCAGGGATCGGGCGCGACCATCCGATGGTGGCGCGCGCGGTCGAATGGTTGAAATCGGTGCAGAATGTGGATGGCGGCTGGGGCGAAAGCTGCGATTCCTATGCGCTGGACCGCAAGGGCCATGAAACTTTCGCTTCGAACGCCAGCCAGACCGCATGGGCCACGCTCGGCCTGATGGCGGTGGGCGAGGCAAAAAGCGAGGCCGTCGCGCGCGGGATCGCGTGGCTGATCGCCAATCAGGCCGGGGACGGTCTCTGGGGGCAGGAGCATTATACGGGCGGGGGTTTCCCGCGAGTCTTTTACCTGCGTTATCATGGCTATCCGCGCTATTTCCCGCTTTGGGCGCTGGCGCGGTATCGCAATATGGCGCAGGCCAATGTGGAGCAAGCCCAGTGGGGAATGTGA
- the hpnE gene encoding hydroxysqualene dehydroxylase HpnE, protein MAFVRAEVVGAGMAGLAAAVELTAAGLPVSLSEAGPRAGGRCRSYFDPSLGLTIDNGNHLVLAGNPAVAHFRATVGADAPLAGPPHATFAFADMATGERWTLRINDGPVPWWVLVPSRRVPGSRLADYLPLGRLLKGRADQTIGDLVRPQGPVWERMLHPVLLAALNTDPAASSAALCANVLAETLAKGGRASAPRVAVPTLAAAFIDPAVGWLEAQGVALQTGRRLRGIRFEGDGVSALEWADGAQAIGADEAVVLAVPAWVAAALVPDLTVPDDHRSILNAHFACVPPPGAPEMLGLTNATSEWIFTHPDRISVTISGADRLMDEDREALAAMIWAEVAQALGITAPMPRWQIVKEKRATFAATPEQDARRPHTNTRWRNLFLAGDWVQNGLPATIEGAIRSGDSAARLVLGQPLKYGKGQ, encoded by the coding sequence ATGGCTTTCGTCCGCGCAGAGGTGGTTGGGGCCGGGATGGCCGGGCTGGCGGCGGCGGTGGAATTGACCGCGGCCGGTCTGCCGGTGTCCCTGTCCGAGGCCGGGCCGCGGGCGGGCGGGCGCTGCCGCTCCTATTTCGACCCGTCGCTGGGTCTGACCATCGACAATGGCAACCATCTGGTGCTGGCGGGCAATCCGGCGGTGGCGCATTTCCGCGCGACGGTGGGGGCCGATGCGCCTCTGGCCGGGCCGCCGCATGCCACCTTCGCCTTTGCCGATATGGCGACGGGCGAGCGTTGGACCTTGCGGATCAATGACGGGCCGGTGCCATGGTGGGTGTTGGTCCCCTCGCGCCGGGTGCCGGGGTCGCGTCTGGCCGATTATCTGCCGTTGGGGCGGTTGCTCAAGGGGCGGGCGGATCAGACCATCGGCGATCTGGTAAGGCCGCAGGGGCCGGTGTGGGAGCGGATGCTGCATCCGGTCCTGCTGGCCGCATTGAACACCGATCCGGCGGCGTCCTCTGCTGCGCTTTGCGCCAATGTGCTGGCCGAAACGCTGGCCAAGGGCGGGCGGGCCAGCGCGCCTCGCGTGGCGGTGCCAACGCTGGCGGCGGCCTTTATTGATCCGGCGGTGGGCTGGCTGGAGGCGCAGGGCGTGGCTTTGCAGACCGGGCGGCGTTTGCGCGGCATCCGGTTTGAGGGCGATGGCGTGTCGGCGCTGGAATGGGCCGACGGGGCGCAGGCGATCGGCGCGGATGAGGCGGTGGTGCTGGCCGTGCCCGCTTGGGTGGCGGCCGCGCTGGTGCCTGATCTGACCGTGCCGGACGATCACCGCTCGATCCTCAACGCGCATTTCGCTTGTGTGCCGCCGCCGGGCGCGCCGGAAATGCTGGGGCTGACCAATGCCACCAGCGAATGGATCTTTACCCATCCCGACCGGATTTCCGTAACCATTTCTGGCGCGGATCGCCTGATGGACGAGGACCGCGAGGCTCTGGCCGCGATGATCTGGGCCGAGGTGGCGCAGGCTCTGGGGATCACCGCGCCGATGCCGCGCTGGCAGATCGTCAAGGAAAAGCGCGCCACCTTTGCCGCCACGCCCGAGCAGGATGCGCGGCGCCCGCATACGAATACCCGCTGGCGCAACCTGTTTCTGGCCGGAGATTGGGTGCAAAACGGACTGCCCGCGACCATCGAGGGGGCGATCCGCTCCGGCGACAGCGCGGCCCGGCTGGTTCTGGGCCAGCCTTTGAAATATGGAAAAGGACAATGA
- the hpnD gene encoding presqualene diphosphate synthase HpnD, with product MTATTLSPNPSPMPEALRAKVAGSSFYAGMRILPRAEREAMFAIYGFCRIVDDIADDQQAPRPERGAMLADWRRWIGALYRGGDTGQAAFLAPAVRNFALEEADFLAVIEGMQMDVDADIQWPTFAVLDHYCDCVASAVGRLSVNIFGMNRAEGVHLAHHLGRALQFTNILRDLDEDAEIARVYLPIEALTHAGIHPTSPQALMADPGMDSAARWLAARAEAHFAAAGACLAARPKGRLIAPRLMEEAYALVLRRMLAQGWHAPRRRVSTSKPRLLFSLIRHLVMG from the coding sequence ATGACCGCAACCACCCTATCGCCCAATCCCTCCCCGATGCCTGAGGCTCTGCGCGCCAAGGTCGCGGGCAGCAGCTTTTATGCAGGCATGCGCATCCTGCCGCGCGCCGAGCGCGAGGCGATGTTTGCCATCTATGGCTTTTGCCGCATCGTCGATGACATTGCCGACGACCAGCAGGCCCCCCGCCCGGAGCGCGGCGCGATGCTGGCCGACTGGCGGCGCTGGATCGGCGCGCTCTATCGCGGAGGGGACACCGGACAGGCCGCTTTCCTGGCCCCGGCGGTGCGCAATTTCGCCTTGGAAGAGGCCGATTTCCTCGCCGTGATCGAGGGGATGCAGATGGATGTCGATGCCGATATCCAATGGCCCACCTTTGCCGTCCTCGACCATTATTGCGATTGCGTGGCCAGCGCGGTGGGGCGTCTGTCGGTCAATATCTTTGGCATGAACCGGGCTGAGGGCGTCCATCTGGCGCATCATCTGGGCCGGGCGCTGCAATTCACCAATATCCTGCGCGATCTGGACGAAGACGCCGAAATCGCGCGCGTCTATCTGCCCATCGAGGCGCTGACCCATGCGGGCATCCATCCCACTAGCCCGCAAGCGCTGATGGCCGATCCCGGCATGGACAGCGCCGCACGCTGGCTGGCCGCGCGGGCCGAGGCGCATTTCGCGGCCGCCGGGGCCTGCCTTGCCGCGCGCCCCAAGGGCCGCCTGATCGCCCCGCGCCTGATGGAGGAAGCCTATGCGCTGGTCCTGCGCCGAATGCTGGCCCAAGGCTGGCACGCGCCGCGCCGCCGCGTCAGCACGTCCAAGCCGCGCCTGCTCTTCTCGCTGATCCGCCATCTGGTGATGGGATAA
- the hpnC gene encoding squalene synthase HpnC: MTETILTTADLQSGKDHTGENFPVASFLVRPDCRAPVMAYYRFARAADDIADHPTAGAAEKLRLLGLMRAGLEGGEAGIGDPLAQALGTVCRERGISLAHAHDLLTAFERDCTVDRYEDWAGLIDYCRYSAMPVGRFVLDCHGEDRALWPMNDSLCAALQIINHLQDCAKDYRAIDRVYIPMDSLRAAGVGVEALAEKRANPALRGVITDLTLRTQGLLRASAPFADAIRDWRLAAEVAVIQRLAEDLCEVLLARDPLSEKVHHTKARALTLALRAAMRQAGRRILPGRRS; this comes from the coding sequence ATGACAGAAACCATCCTGACCACCGCCGATCTGCAAAGCGGCAAGGATCACACGGGCGAGAACTTTCCCGTGGCCAGTTTTCTGGTGCGCCCCGATTGCCGCGCGCCGGTCATGGCCTATTACCGCTTTGCCCGCGCGGCCGATGATATTGCCGATCATCCCACCGCCGGCGCGGCCGAAAAGCTGCGCCTGCTGGGCCTGATGCGCGCCGGGCTGGAAGGGGGAGAGGCCGGGATCGGCGATCCTCTGGCGCAGGCCTTGGGCACGGTCTGCCGCGAGCGGGGCATCAGCCTTGCCCATGCCCATGACCTGCTGACCGCCTTTGAGCGCGACTGCACCGTGGACCGCTATGAGGATTGGGCGGGGCTGATCGACTATTGCCGCTATTCGGCCATGCCGGTGGGGCGCTTCGTGCTCGATTGCCACGGCGAGGACCGCGCCCTCTGGCCGATGAACGATTCGCTCTGCGCCGCCTTGCAGATCATCAACCACCTGCAGGATTGCGCCAAGGATTACCGCGCGATCGACCGGGTCTATATCCCGATGGATTCGCTGCGCGCGGCGGGCGTCGGGGTGGAGGCTCTGGCCGAGAAACGCGCCAATCCGGCGCTGCGTGGGGTCATCACCGATCTGACGCTGCGCACGCAGGGCCTGCTGCGGGCCAGCGCGCCCTTTGCCGATGCGATCCGCGACTGGCGGCTGGCCGCCGAGGTGGCCGTGATCCAGCGGCTTGCCGAGGACCTGTGCGAGGTGCTGCTGGCGCGCGATCCGCTCAGCGAGAAGGTCCATCACACCAAGGCGCGCGCGCTCACCCTTGCGCTTCGTGCTGCAATGCGGCAGGCGGGCCGCCGTATCCTGCCGGGCAGACGATCATGA
- a CDS encoding glycosyltransferase has translation MIWVAALVLAIWLGLVATGFWTCREADDNAPFAAPDVWPEVVAVVPARNEADVITRSIGSLLAQDYAGSFRVVLVDDNSEDGTGDLARALGSDRLTVLRGAPLAAGWTGKLWAVHQGIIEAGSPRYLWLTDADIEHAPDTLTRLVGIAHGGNRRLVSFMALLSCRTWAEKWLVPAFIWFFMMLYPFNWINRPKSPIAGAAGGCVLVEREALAAAGGIGAMRGALIDDCTLGALIKKQGPIWLGLTRRSVSIRPYHDWREIGMMIARSAYAQLRYNPLMLVGTVLGLALMFGAPLWLALSGHGSVQVMGLIALGLMLGSYQPILAFYGRAPMRALALPLVALFYVSCTIYSAWAYYRGKGGMWKGRAQALDVSGNVSGV, from the coding sequence ATGATCTGGGTCGCCGCGCTGGTGCTGGCGATCTGGCTGGGTCTGGTGGCCACGGGCTTCTGGACCTGCCGCGAGGCGGATGACAACGCCCCCTTTGCTGCGCCTGATGTCTGGCCCGAGGTGGTCGCCGTGGTGCCTGCGCGCAATGAGGCCGATGTGATCACCCGCTCCATCGGCAGCCTGCTGGCTCAGGATTATGCCGGGTCTTTCCGCGTGGTGCTGGTCGATGATAATTCCGAGGACGGCACCGGCGATCTGGCCCGTGCCTTGGGTTCTGATCGCCTGACCGTGCTGCGCGGCGCGCCCTTGGCGGCGGGCTGGACCGGCAAGCTCTGGGCCGTCCATCAGGGGATCATCGAGGCCGGAAGCCCTCGTTACCTATGGCTGACCGATGCGGATATCGAGCATGCGCCCGATACGCTGACGCGCCTTGTCGGCATCGCCCATGGAGGAAACCGGCGGCTGGTGTCCTTCATGGCGCTGCTGTCTTGCCGGACATGGGCGGAAAAATGGCTGGTGCCCGCCTTCATCTGGTTCTTCATGATGCTCTATCCGTTCAACTGGATCAATCGGCCCAAAAGCCCGATTGCGGGGGCTGCGGGCGGCTGCGTCCTGGTCGAGCGCGAGGCGCTGGCGGCGGCAGGCGGGATCGGCGCGATGCGCGGGGCGCTGATTGATGATTGCACGCTGGGGGCGCTCATCAAGAAGCAGGGGCCGATCTGGCTGGGCCTGACCCGGCGCAGCGTCTCGATCCGGCCCTATCATGACTGGCGCGAGATCGGCATGATGATCGCCCGCAGCGCCTATGCGCAATTGCGCTATAATCCGCTGATGCTGGTGGGCACGGTGCTGGGCCTTGCGCTGATGTTTGGCGCGCCGCTGTGGCTGGCGCTGTCGGGCCACGGCTCGGTTCAGGTGATGGGCCTGATCGCGCTGGGGCTGATGCTGGGGTCTTATCAGCCGATTCTGGCCTTTTACGGCCGCGCGCCGATGCGCGCTCTGGCTCTGCCCTTGGTCGCGCTGTTCTATGTTTCATGCACAATCTATTCAGCTTGGGCCTATTACCGGGGCAAGGGCGGCATGTGGAAAGGCCGCGCACAGGCATTGGATGTTTCGGGGAACGTTTCGGGGGTATGA
- the hpnA gene encoding hopanoid-associated sugar epimerase — protein sequence MSGPITIVTGVAGFLGSAVARVLAAQGRAVRGVVRGSSSRVNLADFPGEIVEADLRDEGAVREAMRGGVELFHVAADYRLWARDPGEILRNNEQMTRAVMRAALAEGIGRVVYTSSVATLKPLDGGVADETRPASVAEAVGVYKQSKVVAERLVEDMVARDGLPAIIVQPSTPIGPRDVKPTPTGRILVECAHGRMPAYVETGLNLVHVEDVARGHLLAAERGQIGRRYILGGQDVTLGAMLAEICAAVGRKPPRVKLPVAPLFPLAVGAELWGRMTGVEPFVTVDALKMARHHMYFSSARAQAELGYTARPWQEAVRDALGWFAAEGMIPASAEGGMIP from the coding sequence ATGAGCGGACCCATCACGATCGTTACCGGCGTCGCCGGTTTTCTGGGCAGCGCGGTGGCGCGGGTGCTGGCGGCGCAGGGGCGAGCGGTGCGCGGCGTGGTGCGCGGCTCCTCCTCGCGGGTCAATCTGGCCGATTTCCCCGGCGAAATCGTCGAGGCCGACCTGCGCGACGAGGGCGCGGTGCGCGAGGCGATGCGCGGCGGGGTCGAATTGTTCCATGTCGCGGCCGACTATCGCCTCTGGGCGCGCGATCCGGGCGAGATCTTGCGCAATAACGAACAGATGACCCGCGCGGTCATGCGGGCCGCCCTCGCGGAGGGCATCGGGCGGGTGGTCTACACCTCGTCCGTTGCCACTTTGAAACCGCTGGACGGCGGCGTGGCCGATGAAACCCGGCCCGCCAGTGTCGCCGAAGCGGTCGGCGTTTACAAACAATCCAAAGTCGTGGCCGAAAGGCTGGTCGAGGATATGGTGGCGCGTGATGGCCTGCCCGCGATCATTGTCCAGCCATCGACCCCCATCGGCCCGCGCGATGTCAAACCCACGCCCACGGGCCGCATCCTTGTCGAATGCGCGCATGGGCGGATGCCCGCCTATGTCGAGACGGGCCTCAACCTTGTCCATGTCGAGGATGTGGCGCGCGGCCATCTGCTGGCGGCGGAGCGGGGGCAGATCGGGCGGCGCTATATTCTTGGCGGTCAGGATGTGACGCTGGGGGCGATGCTGGCGGAAATCTGCGCGGCTGTGGGCAGGAAGCCACCGCGTGTGAAACTGCCGGTGGCGCCTCTGTTTCCGCTGGCGGTGGGGGCCGAATTGTGGGGGCGGATGACGGGGGTTGAGCCTTTCGTCACCGTGGATGCGCTGAAAATGGCGCGGCATCACATGTATTTCTCCAGCGCGCGGGCGCAGGCCGAACTGGGCTATACCGCGCGGCCATGGCAGGAGGCGGTGCGTGATGCGCTGGGCTGGTTTGCCGCCGAAGGGATGATTCCGGCCTCCGCCGAAGGGGGGATGATTCCATGA